In Bacillus sp. DX3.1, the following proteins share a genomic window:
- a CDS encoding YuzL family protein — MQQKIKQDRFKSSLGSSQVESQGTTTQEAGSIKVPSSNKKQKRS; from the coding sequence ATGCAACAAAAAATTAAACAGGATCGCTTCAAATCAAGTCTTGGTTCTTCACAAGTCGAAAGTCAAGGAACTACTACACAAGAAGCAGGTTCCATTAAAGTACCTTCATCAAATAAGAAACAAAAACGCAGTTAA
- a CDS encoding transposase, producing the protein MRISIHQEIYDQLREQRLSIRGKILRSVRPSTVELSFAHSKELHGLRYARYRGVQKVKVQVLMTAIIQNLKKWTKLRSLKQVGLHLTHQIIEETIL; encoded by the coding sequence TTGCGAATTTCTATCCATCAAGAAATTTACGATCAGTTAAGAGAACAGCGCTTATCAATAAGAGGAAAAATTCTCCGTTCCGTTCGTCCGTCTACGGTTGAACTGAGTTTCGCACATAGTAAAGAACTCCACGGTTTGCGCTATGCACGATACCGTGGAGTTCAAAAGGTTAAAGTACAAGTTTTGATGACCGCCATCATACAAAACTTAAAAAAGTGGACCAAACTACGCTCGCTTAAGCAAGTTGGTTTACACCTAACACATCAAATTATAGAAGAAACCATTCTATAA
- a CDS encoding transposase, which produces MYVTYSMKEIEENRKYYEMMYDASHHLVKMDQVMDWDFVTRRLEVFYPHRIGRPTKDPIMLVKILLIQYLEGFRSVRFTCNQVKQNATYRWFLGISSNEKIPDHSTISKFLSQRLRNATFWEELFQHCLRVIQQEGFIANETWVADETELKANANKRVREILAEEKVIEEKDEDLVMINDHRVRHGKKPLQAKGSKIEEKQTNISPVDSDARLSVKHDQRGRFAYFEHRIVDSLHNFIIATDVTAANVPGHRKLIGQVERLNQLLGKYAKEIALDSGYYNASLARRLFQRGFFVYMSYRRFTTKDHPKCRRYQFKQVNEDLYACPCGVPFYYKTTNRQGYREFRPPKGSCQSCPFAKKKTKIVCCEFLSIKKFTIS; this is translated from the coding sequence ATGTACGTTACATATTCCATGAAAGAAATTGAAGAAAATCGAAAGTACTATGAAATGATGTATGATGCTTCGCATCATTTAGTAAAGATGGATCAAGTGATGGATTGGGATTTTGTGACAAGGCGATTGGAAGTGTTCTATCCACATCGTATCGGTCGACCAACGAAAGATCCGATTATGTTAGTGAAAATCTTATTAATTCAGTATTTGGAAGGCTTTCGCTCGGTTCGTTTTACATGTAATCAAGTAAAACAGAATGCGACGTATCGTTGGTTTTTAGGGATTTCCTCGAATGAGAAGATTCCAGATCACTCAACAATCTCTAAGTTTCTCTCGCAACGTCTACGAAATGCGACGTTTTGGGAGGAGCTTTTTCAGCATTGCCTTCGTGTGATTCAACAAGAAGGGTTTATCGCAAACGAAACATGGGTGGCGGATGAAACAGAATTAAAAGCGAATGCGAATAAGCGTGTACGCGAAATCTTGGCGGAAGAAAAAGTAATAGAAGAAAAAGATGAGGATTTAGTGATGATTAACGATCACCGTGTGCGTCATGGGAAGAAACCTTTACAAGCGAAAGGCTCAAAAATAGAAGAAAAACAGACAAACATTAGCCCTGTAGATTCTGACGCTCGCTTGTCCGTCAAACACGATCAACGCGGACGCTTTGCCTATTTTGAGCACCGTATCGTGGATTCGCTTCATAACTTTATCATCGCCACAGATGTCACCGCCGCGAATGTGCCTGGGCATCGTAAATTGATCGGACAAGTTGAACGGTTAAATCAATTATTGGGGAAGTATGCGAAAGAAATCGCCCTTGATTCAGGCTACTACAACGCTTCCCTCGCGCGAAGGTTGTTTCAACGTGGCTTCTTCGTCTACATGTCTTATCGTCGATTTACAACGAAGGATCATCCAAAGTGCCGTCGTTATCAATTTAAACAAGTAAACGAGGATCTCTACGCCTGTCCTTGCGGTGTACCGTTTTATTATAAAACAACGAATCGTCAAGGTTATCGTGAATTCAGACCACCTAAAGGAAGTTGTCAATCCTGTCCATTTGCGAAAAAGAAAACCAAGATCGTGTGTTGCGAATTTCTATCCATCAAGAAATTTACGATCAGTTAA
- a CDS encoding TIGR00366 family protein, translated as MNHSQLEKNTGADPGKRESLLTRCANVFSRWSQKYVPDAFVIAVLLTLFTFIAAFFMNPSEPYAIVKSWGDGFWTYLTFTMQMVLLMVTGMTLASVPFINRGLQSIAKLADTPQKAYAMTFLISAIAYYINWGLAVVVGAILAKEVAKKNPDAHFPLLVAAAYAPTALYSAGLSSSIGLTIATKGHFLAEMIGIIPTSQTIFSFSTLIIFFTLFITMPIIIVLMAPKSGIIGYKAAETDTTSFVKPPQKDLSAAEKLEWTPVLGILLGAIGTLYCVYEFMNNHSLDLNIINLFFLSLGLLLHGSLGNFAQGFKESAQSISPIILQFPFYAGIIAVLGSSGLGSSIIEWMTSIASKDTFDIFTYWSAGLVNLLAPSGGGQWALQGPLQVPAGMKLGVDPATIAMAVGWGDAWTNLIQPFWALPLLGVLGLKIKDIMGYCFILCIWVGIVTSVLMLFVY; from the coding sequence ATGAATCATTCCCAATTGGAGAAAAACACAGGTGCAGATCCAGGAAAGAGAGAATCATTGCTTACAAGATGTGCAAATGTATTTTCGAGATGGTCGCAGAAGTATGTCCCGGATGCATTCGTTATTGCTGTGCTGCTCACTCTATTTACTTTCATCGCGGCCTTTTTTATGAATCCATCTGAGCCATACGCAATCGTAAAATCTTGGGGGGATGGGTTTTGGACTTATTTGACTTTTACGATGCAAATGGTATTGCTGATGGTTACAGGGATGACGTTAGCTTCCGTCCCATTCATCAATAGAGGTTTGCAGTCCATCGCCAAATTAGCCGATACACCTCAAAAGGCTTATGCGATGACATTTTTGATCAGTGCAATCGCGTACTACATCAATTGGGGATTGGCGGTGGTTGTAGGGGCAATCCTGGCGAAGGAAGTGGCGAAAAAGAATCCGGATGCACATTTTCCTTTGCTTGTAGCAGCTGCCTATGCTCCGACAGCCTTATACAGTGCCGGGCTTTCCAGCTCTATTGGCTTGACAATTGCTACAAAGGGTCATTTTCTTGCAGAGATGATTGGGATTATCCCTACCTCGCAAACAATCTTTAGTTTCTCTACTTTAATTATTTTTTTCACTCTGTTCATCACGATGCCGATTATTATCGTACTTATGGCTCCAAAAAGCGGGATTATCGGCTATAAAGCTGCTGAAACAGATACAACTTCTTTTGTAAAACCTCCTCAAAAAGATTTAAGCGCCGCGGAAAAATTGGAATGGACGCCGGTTCTGGGAATATTATTAGGTGCAATCGGTACGTTGTATTGTGTATATGAATTCATGAACAATCACAGCTTGGATTTAAATATCATTAATTTATTCTTCTTGTCACTCGGTTTGCTGCTGCATGGTTCTCTCGGCAACTTTGCACAAGGATTCAAAGAATCTGCACAATCCATTTCTCCGATTATTTTGCAGTTTCCGTTTTACGCAGGAATTATCGCCGTTTTGGGAAGTTCAGGATTAGGAAGCTCTATCATTGAATGGATGACATCCATCGCATCAAAGGATACATTTGATATATTTACATATTGGTCAGCGGGATTGGTGAATTTATTGGCACCATCTGGTGGGGGACAATGGGCTTTACAAGGACCGCTGCAAGTCCCGGCAGGTATGAAGCTAGGCGTAGATCCGGCCACTATCGCCATGGCGGTAGGCTGGGGGGACGCATGGACAAATCTGATTCAGCCGTTTTGGGCATTGCCTCTGTTAGGGGTGCTAGGACTAAAGATTAAAGACATCATGGGCTATTGCTTCATTCTCTGTATTTGGGTCGGAATCGTTACAAGCGTATTGATGTTGTTTGTATATTAA
- a CDS encoding iron-sulfur cluster biosynthesis family protein: protein MNIRVTDEAKTVLHKIDSDNKSIIRIRGTMTNSCSIFVDVDLIVDEYNAHDVVFDDERLIIQMDEFTKDYIGDTLKLDYKTTGFSIMTPSETLVYGLSIKK, encoded by the coding sequence ATGAATATTCGCGTAACTGATGAAGCAAAAACAGTATTACATAAAATAGACTCTGATAATAAAAGCATCATACGAATTAGAGGCACAATGACGAATTCTTGTAGTATATTTGTTGATGTTGATTTAATCGTTGACGAATACAATGCTCATGATGTTGTATTTGATGACGAACGACTCATTATACAAATGGATGAGTTTACAAAAGACTATATTGGGGATACACTAAAACTCGACTATAAAACGACAGGATTTAGTATTATGACTCCTAGTGAAACACTTGTCTATGGATTATCGATTAAAAAATAA
- a CDS encoding methyltransferase domain-containing protein produces MKKDKLFLTLLESANESFTGWDFSFITETGRMKSQLLSWSYGSMAIHLIQKASSMLDMGTGGGEFLSMLRPFPQSVYATEGYLPNVPTAKKKLEPLGVQVVEFANDHNLPFSNGQFDLILNQHESYSPEEVRRILSDKGIFLTQQVGGLDCSEINENLGVLLNPEFSNWNLEAALKDIQNNGFEVLHYKEEFPVQRFYDIGALVYYLKAIPWQVLDFDTETYVNELYNIHQIMLQKGYFDVKQHRFFIKAKAI; encoded by the coding sequence ATGAAGAAAGATAAACTATTTTTAACGTTATTAGAAAGTGCAAATGAAAGCTTTACTGGCTGGGATTTTTCCTTTATTACAGAAACTGGTCGAATGAAAAGTCAATTGCTATCATGGTCTTATGGTAGTATGGCAATCCACCTCATACAAAAGGCTAGTTCCATGCTTGATATGGGAACAGGTGGTGGAGAATTCTTATCTATGTTAAGACCGTTCCCTCAATCAGTCTATGCTACTGAAGGATACCTACCTAATGTGCCAACCGCTAAAAAGAAACTTGAACCTTTAGGTGTACAGGTTGTAGAATTTGCAAACGATCACAACCTTCCTTTTAGCAACGGACAATTTGATTTAATCTTGAACCAACACGAATCATACTCACCAGAAGAAGTAAGAAGAATACTTTCTGATAAAGGCATTTTCCTTACACAGCAAGTAGGTGGATTAGACTGCTCTGAAATCAATGAAAATTTAGGCGTTCTACTAAACCCTGAATTTAGTAATTGGAATTTAGAAGCAGCGCTAAAAGATATACAAAACAATGGTTTTGAGGTTTTACATTACAAAGAAGAATTTCCAGTTCAAAGATTTTATGATATAGGTGCTTTAGTATATTATTTAAAAGCTATTCCTTGGCAAGTACTCGATTTTGATACCGAAACATATGTAAATGAACTATACAACATTCATCAAATCATGCTACAAAAAGGCTATTTTGATGTGAAACAACATCGATTTTTTATTAAGGCAAAAGCAATATAA
- a CDS encoding NAD-dependent protein deacylase: MRVVQQYEEVRSVIEKANKITVLTGAGASTESGIPDFRSANGLYADANVEMYLSRGYYNRKPKEFWKHYKAIFQINTFHQYKPNRGHRFLAQLEEQGKDIAVLTQNIDGLHQLGGSKHVIDLHGTLQTAHCPKCRAKYDLQYMIDHELPRCETCNFILNPDVVLYGDTLPQFQKAIERLYETDVLLVMGTSLKVQPVASFPQIAKREIGATTILVNQELTGQEYNFDYVFQQKISEFVTDF; this comes from the coding sequence GTGAGAGTTGTGCAGCAATATGAGGAAGTTCGTTCCGTTATTGAAAAGGCAAATAAAATTACAGTGTTAACTGGTGCTGGTGCTAGTACAGAAAGCGGGATTCCAGATTTTCGCTCAGCAAATGGATTATATGCAGATGCGAATGTAGAAATGTATTTATCAAGAGGCTATTATAACCGAAAACCGAAAGAATTTTGGAAGCATTATAAAGCAATATTTCAAATCAATACATTTCATCAATACAAACCAAATCGTGGTCATCGGTTTCTAGCACAATTAGAAGAACAAGGAAAAGATATTGCGGTGTTAACCCAAAATATTGATGGGCTTCACCAATTAGGTGGCAGCAAACATGTGATTGATTTACATGGTACGCTTCAAACGGCTCATTGTCCGAAGTGTCGTGCAAAATACGATTTACAATACATGATTGATCATGAGTTGCCACGTTGTGAAACATGTAATTTTATTTTAAATCCTGATGTTGTTCTATATGGAGATACATTGCCACAATTTCAAAAAGCGATTGAACGATTATATGAAACAGATGTATTACTCGTGATGGGAACCTCGTTAAAAGTACAGCCAGTTGCTTCGTTTCCGCAAATTGCAAAGAGAGAAATAGGGGCGACAACAATTCTTGTGAATCAAGAACTAACAGGGCAAGAATATAATTTTGATTATGTATTTCAGCAGAAAATTAGCGAGTTTGTGACCGATTTTTAA
- the pcp gene encoding pyroglutamyl-peptidase I → MKTILLTGFEPFGGEDINPAWEVAQLLHQQVIGEYQIVSKQVPTVFQHSLHVLETYIEEVDPEFVICIGQAGGRPDITVERVAINVDDARIADNEGNQPIDMPVVQEGPVAYWSTLPMKAIVKKLREEGIPASVSQTAGTFVCNHLFYGLMHLLEKQQHRARGGFVHIPFLPEQASDHPGQPSMSLSTITKGIELLVQTVLEVEIDIVESGGATH, encoded by the coding sequence ATGAAAACCATATTACTGACTGGGTTTGAACCATTTGGAGGAGAGGATATTAATCCTGCTTGGGAAGTTGCACAATTACTCCACCAACAGGTAATTGGGGAATATCAGATTGTAAGTAAACAAGTTCCGACCGTTTTTCAGCACTCATTACACGTATTAGAAACATATATAGAGGAAGTAGATCCAGAATTTGTTATTTGTATCGGTCAAGCAGGTGGACGTCCTGATATTACAGTGGAGCGAGTTGCGATTAATGTAGACGATGCAAGAATCGCTGATAATGAAGGGAATCAACCAATTGATATGCCTGTTGTACAAGAAGGACCAGTCGCTTATTGGTCTACACTTCCCATGAAGGCTATCGTAAAAAAACTTCGGGAAGAAGGAATTCCAGCATCTGTTTCACAAACAGCGGGTACATTTGTTTGTAATCATCTATTCTATGGGTTAATGCATCTGCTGGAAAAGCAACAACATAGAGCGCGTGGTGGTTTTGTACATATCCCGTTTTTACCAGAACAAGCGAGTGACCATCCGGGTCAGCCGAGTATGTCACTTTCTACCATTACAAAAGGAATTGAATTATTAGTGCAAACCGTATTAGAAGTGGAAATAGACATTGTAGAGAGCGGCGGAGCAACGCATTAA
- a CDS encoding DUF979 domain-containing protein, translated as MNLITLDTIYYLLGIIVAFVSIRVALDRQHPNRFGSSLFWALFSITFLFGNIIPSFYIGCIVLAMVVLASLNKVTKSNEQEAPTQERVKHAEKLKNKIFIPAILIPIFTIIGTLTLGKLQFGNVFLVDPEKVTLIALALGALLAFVAAMGITKAKITAPVQEGSRLLQAVGWAVILPQMLAALGGIFAKSGVGQVVSDLVGQVLPTEYPFVAVMAYCLGMMLFTVVMGNAFAAFAVITGGIGLPLIVQMHGGNPAIMAALGMFAGYCGTLITPMAANFNIVPAMLLELKDKNAVIKAQVPVAITIFIINMFIMYGLVYRF; from the coding sequence GTGAATCTCATTACACTTGATACAATTTATTATTTACTGGGTATTATTGTTGCTTTTGTTTCTATTCGTGTTGCTTTAGATCGCCAACATCCAAATCGCTTCGGCTCTAGTTTGTTTTGGGCATTATTCTCCATTACATTTTTATTTGGAAATATCATTCCATCGTTTTATATCGGTTGTATTGTATTAGCGATGGTTGTTTTAGCATCATTAAATAAGGTAACGAAATCAAATGAACAAGAAGCACCTACTCAAGAGCGTGTGAAACATGCAGAAAAACTGAAAAATAAAATTTTCATACCTGCCATTTTAATTCCTATTTTCACGATTATTGGTACGTTGACATTAGGGAAGTTACAGTTTGGAAATGTATTTCTTGTTGATCCTGAAAAAGTTACATTAATTGCTTTAGCGCTTGGAGCATTGCTTGCTTTCGTAGCAGCAATGGGGATAACAAAGGCAAAAATAACAGCACCAGTACAAGAAGGCAGTCGATTATTGCAGGCTGTTGGCTGGGCGGTTATTTTACCACAAATGCTTGCTGCACTTGGTGGTATATTTGCAAAGTCTGGTGTAGGTCAAGTTGTTTCTGATTTAGTCGGTCAAGTGCTGCCAACAGAATATCCATTTGTTGCTGTGATGGCATATTGCTTAGGGATGATGCTTTTCACGGTTGTAATGGGCAATGCTTTTGCAGCCTTTGCTGTTATTACCGGAGGAATTGGATTGCCGCTCATTGTACAAATGCATGGTGGTAATCCGGCGATTATGGCAGCACTTGGTATGTTTGCTGGTTACTGTGGTACGTTGATAACACCGATGGCTGCAAACTTTAATATTGTGCCAGCAATGTTACTAGAATTAAAGGATAAAAACGCTGTTATTAAAGCACAAGTACCAGTTGCAATTACAATCTTTATTATCAATATGTTTATTATGTATGGATTAGTGTATCGATTCTAA